AACGGAACGAGAGAAAACGCAAGTCGGACAGAAACCAACTTACGATGGATGGATAATAATTCAGTCAGATGGATCAGTTTACACAGCGCATTGCCCTTGTATAGGAGGGTGTGTATTCTGCTGCCTCGGCTAATATTTGGCCatcttaaaaaatgaatttgatttatGTATGTGTTAAATGATAAATCCAGATTGATCTGTTCAACTGACACAATGTTGAAGtgttaatgaaaataataatttgcagctttgcGAAATTTTGTACTTCGTTTCCAAATTGTTGAAGACATCTTTATACTATGCCCAAGTGTATGTGATCTCTATGGCTTTCAGAATAATTTCCTTTTATCTAGTATTCAAAACTTTGACTCTGGTCATCACAATATATCTGTTGAAACTTTTCTTATCAATAAGGATTTAGAAATGCAAAGACTAGCAAAAACTAACGATAAAAACCGACGTTTCGGTGTCATCATGACGCCATTGtcaaggagaaataaaaaatgaagtttgtGGCAAAGTGTAACattaaattagcataaatatgTTACGAGCtaattaaacaaatacttttgcgCGAATTGAATCGCTTTGCACGTTCAGAGTGGGTTTTAAGTCTCTGATGAAAAGCATTTCGTTCACCAAACAATCGAACTTGTTACTACACTTTTTCAGAATGCTAAAACGTTTCAGTAGGTCTTTCGGGACTTCGCTGTGCTGTTCGTGGTAGTGTTTATATATTGAAGATGCCTTTCGTTTATGTCCATCCACGCGTGTGTGTAAGTGTCCGCGTGTATAGCCCACATAACCCGCATCACACAGGTCACATTGAAATTGATAAACGACGCGTTGTTGGTTGACAATCTGTGGCTTGATTTCTCGTACTTTAAGATCTTGGCTTACTTTGCGGCTAACAAATACTGGCTGGACAGTTGTCTGCACCTTCATGCTAAGATTCTTGAGATTCTTGAGAATTTTAGAAAGCTTGTTGCTGAAACTGTTCCTTCAGCTGTATTACTGCATCTGTTACCTGACCCAGACACATGTAATGGTCAACATCCTCAACTTGATTCAGAAAATGTAAATGACATAAGAGAGGAAAATTCAATTGTTACTACATTTACATTAGATTCTTTATCACCAATGAAACCTTTGCCACCCAGTCTGGATGAGATTAAAGAAAGGGGCAAggcaataaaaagaaaacttcagttTACAGATGATGAAATTGATGCagtggaaaaaaagacaaaactgcAGAGTGATGCCATTGACTGGTTTCAGTACAGAACAGGAAGAATCACCGCTTCTCATTGTAAACGTATTGCAAGCTTGAAATTAACCACATCTCCAACTAAAGctttaaaggaagttttgaGTTACAACCAAGTGCCTTTAACAGCTGCCATGAAGGAGGGCTTGGCAAAGGAGGATGAAATTGAACAGGCACTAATAAAATACATGAAACAGAATGGACATTCTGATATAAAAGTCGAAAAGTGTGGATTTGTCATTAGCAAGACCCATGGACATATTGGTGCCTCTCCAGATAGAATAATATATGATCAGTCTGAGTCTAGCCCAGGTGTGGTTGAGATGAAATTTCTTCAGGTGAAGTCAGGGGAAACCCTTGAAGATATTTTACTGAAACAGCATATTTGTATAAAAAGAAGCAATGGTATAGCCCTTAATAGAAATCATAAATACTTTTATCAACTACATCAACAAATGTTTGCAACAACGTATCCCTGGGGCATATTTGTTGCTTGTGGCAGGGATGGTGGTATTTATGTTGAGAAAGTGTTGTTTGATCAAGAGTTTTGGTCTCCAGTGCTAGTTAAGCTGGATTCATTTTTGACTCGGTCATTTTACCAGAACTAGCTTTTCCAAAGGTTAAATATGGTCAGAACCGTACAGTGTTATATAgtacagataaataaatatacatataatgTAGAAACTCAACTTCCAAATATGAACCTTTCGTGACATTGAGCCTATGTAAATGCATAACTATTCCATTTATACCTAGTATAGTAGCTACTGTAAGGGGTTACatgctcattgtttttttttagttcaatcAAAAATCATATGATTTATACAGacataagaaaattatttagaCATTTACTTTGAAACAAGAGGCTTCATTAAGTTACACAGTGCTGCACATACAAACACAGTCTGATCAGCAACTGCAGCAAGGGTGATAGGTATCACACCACGTAAAATTCGGAAACACTTGAGCCGCTGGATTGCTCTTTCCACATGTATGCGAACTGCAGCTATTCTCCTGGTTTTTGTACATGCCTTTGTTGAAAGGGACTTCCCCTTTGCAAAGGGGGGAATGTTTAATGTGGCCTTTTTCTTTGTGACCATATCTCTAATATTGAATCCTCTATCAGCCATCACATCATCTAGAGGTTCCAGCTTGTCTATCAGTCCAGATTTCTGAGTTATATTTCGGTCAGAGACCCCACCAGACCAAAGTTTAGAGACAAATGTGAAGGCTCCAGTGGGTGAAATACCAACCAAGAGTTTGAAAGTGTTATGTGACTTGTAATCACTCCAAGTAATTTTCTGAGCTGAAGGTTGAGTGGACTTCTCTATAAAAAACTCTGTACAGTCAATAATTACACGGGTCCGAGGATACCTACTAAAGCTCTTAGGCATGTGCTTTTGAATTTGAACCTTTGCAGGCCATATTATAAGAACTTCCTTAAATACATGATACAAAAGATTAATCCAAGTTGTAAAAATCTTGGAAACTGAACTTTGTGAAATTGCAAAAATGTCTGCCAGGTGACTCTGTAACAGTCCAAGCCTGAGTCTTATAAGAACCattaaaaattcagaaaataaTGGCATCTGCCTCTTTGGTCCCGGCTTGTTAACATGTTCATCTTCCtgtaataaaagtaaaaacgtGCAGTTGAGTTGCTGAAGCAAAATGTTTAGGCAATTATCACATAGTTGGAAATCATAATAACATAATATATCATGTTATAGACCCTATGCATATATTATCATTTTGTTCATATTTAAAAAAGCCTCGCTAACGTCGTTTTTGAGACAAAATTTGTAAAGAATATGTTATCCCGATCGAGGTTAGTGAGGCTATTTTGAAtacgaacaaaaaaattcaaaggtacCCATTTTTGCATAGGGTCTATATTGCTATTTATACCAaacatgaaacattttatgccataatgttcatcaaaacaaatgaaaggaaatattaaCAAGACTGCTGTGTAaacattttatgccataatgttcatcaaaacaaatgaaaggaaatattaaCAAGACTGCTGTGTAATAATATTAAGATACCTGATACGTTTCCCTCTGTCCCTTTTTCTTGTTGTCCCAATATTTCATTGCATTTGCAAATGGTTTCAGAAAGGGAAACAACATCATAAGACAGGCATAGGAGGGCAATCCAGTGTAGAAACACACGGACTTGTTGCTTTTTAGGACGTCGTCTATAAACATTTCTCTCTTCAGTTCTGGTTTATTTTCCAGTTTAGCTTTGGCTGCTTCCATGCAGTCGATATCTTCACAGGTAAGGTCGGTTTGGATACACTTGTCTGCAAGGGATCTTGGATCAGGTGTCTGTTCAGTTTTAATCTCACACTcttcagaaaaaataaaatccatgtCGCTCGAGCACGCAGTTTCCTGCAGTTGTGATGACAGGCCCAATGGTTCCgggttttccttgtttttgtcagttttacCTGCTTGTCTCCTTGGTGCAgtcttggttttgttttgtatgcaGCTCAAAGCTCCTCGTCTCCTTTCCTCTGGATCTGTTCGCTTCCGTCGGGTTTTGGGCTGCAAATGAGTCgggaaactgaaaattgttgGGACAGGATTAAGCTTTGAGGGTCCTAAACCACCTTCGAAGTGTGCTGAACAAATTCTTGTATGTCTTGTGACATTTAAACTGCTTAAACGACAAGCAGCTATCCACCTTTTTCTTCTCTCGTTTTCATTCATTCCGGGTGCGTAAGTCTTCTTTCGGTCGCCGATAGGAAAAGTGTGAAACGTTATTCCTTTGAGTTCTGGATATTTCagatggtttttttgtttttcagtgctGTTGGAGCAGCCATATGCACAGCAGTTATGTTTAACCATGATTTTGCCGTCAAATACTGCGAACCAAAGTGACTTTCTCCGTATTTTTCCAGCTGTGTCAAagggtatttttaattttcccccGCATGAGCCTCGCTTTCGCGCGAAACAAAACACTCGTCCCAGACCAGTCCGGGAATACGAATAAGGcctatttaacaaataattcAATACCTTTATATCTTTTCTCTCTGATCAAAATgcattaacaaatatatattttcctcTCGAGTATACTGAAAGTAATATAACAACAGTCTTAAGTTTATACAAGTACTGTTTTCATAAAGACTGTTCATAAAATGGGCATGAATGcgaaagttttaaatttcaacaaaaatatatcatggaaattgtaaattttgtcccaataaattatttatttttaaacgcCGATTTCAGGGCAAAAATTGACTCACAACGAAGATAATATATTACTTGTCATTAAAGTCATCAAAAGCCTAGGTGACAAGGTTGGACAAGGGCTGTGCTACAGGTAACATTACTTTTACAATACTttgttgaatttcaattttcaacatCTCTTTAACATACCCTTCtggtatttttttcagttgtcttGAGACATACTGCCCAAACACAATATCAGCATCAGTGAGATCCTCTTTCGGGCGCTTCATTTCCTGTAAACAAGTGGAAAGAAGCTCATCCTCAAATGCTAATGccctcttttttttgttttttactgacGGAGGGTTGTTAGTGGGGAAAACACTCCCTTGTTCAGAACCATCATCAGAAACATGGTGAGTTGCTTGCTGAGATGGCTGATCCTGGCCCACtgcttcattttctttctcctctGAAATGCAAGTGTCCATATTGCTTGAGGTTTTCCTGGGGGTTATGTTATCTCTCAAAAAGTGGAGGGAGGTGAAAAAGTGCCATTTTGATACATACACGTCCTTGGTCCCTTTTCCACTTGTTCTGCTGCTTCTTTCTTTCCCGATTTCTTTCCCATAATATGTACGCAGGGCAGacattttctttagaagctCCTCACTTGTGAgacctaaaaaaattcaggccatGTTAATATATCAGTTTCCATAGAGTAAGAAACAGACAGCTGAAGCAGTTGCAGCAAGAGCAAAACCCAGAGCAAGTACCATTCAATGTTCCAGTCgttgtaaaaaaaacataaggAGCTGTGGCCAACTCGACCAACTCCTTCTCTCTCCTCTTAATCTATGCTTTGCACAACCCCATACATTTATTATGCACGCAGCCATTCTCATACTATTGAGCGTTTTCACTCACC
The sequence above is a segment of the Pocillopora verrucosa isolate sample1 chromosome 13, ASM3666991v2, whole genome shotgun sequence genome. Coding sequences within it:
- the LOC131796216 gene encoding uncharacterized protein, giving the protein MVKHNCCAYGCSNSTEKQKNHLKYPELKGITFHTFPIGDRKKTYAPGMNENERRKRWIAACRLSSLNVTRHTRICSAHFEGGLGPSKLNPVPTIFSFPTHLQPKTRRKRTDPEERRRGALSCIQNKTKTAPRRQAGKTDKNKENPEPLGLSSQLQETACSSDMDFIFSEECEIKTEQTPDPRSLADKCIQTDLTCEDIDCMEAAKAKLENKPELKREMFIDDVLKSNKSVCFYTGLPSYACLMMLFPFLKPFANAMKYWDNKKKGQRETYQEDEHVNKPGPKRQMPLFSEFLMVLIRLRLGLLQSHLADIFAISQSSVSKIFTTWINLLYHVFKEVLIIWPAKVQIQKHMPKSFSRYPRTRVIIDCTEFFIEKSTQPSAQKITWSDYKSHNTFKLLVGISPTGAFTFVSKLWSGGVSDRNITQKSGLIDKLEPLDDVMADRGFNIRDMVTKKKATLNIPPFAKGKSLSTKACTKTRRIAAVRIHVERAIQRLKCFRILRGVIPITLAAVADQTVFVCAALCNLMKPLVSK